Proteins from a genomic interval of Clostridia bacterium:
- a CDS encoding transcription termination factor Rho, protein MNAAELESKTMVELYALAREIGLTGYSKLRKQELIFEILKKQTEADGHLLAQGVLEILPDGYGFLRPFTYLPSDDDIYVSPSQIRRFDLRTGDLVSGLVRPPKEGERYFALLRVQKVNGLDPELSPQRLHFDGLTPIYPQERLTLECPQLSEEHNISARIIDLIDPIGKGQRGLIVAPPKAGKTTLLVNVANSITANYPDIYLIVLLIDERPEEVTDIERSVKGEVVASTFDELPENHVKVADMVLERAKRLVEHKKDVVVLMDSLTRLARAQNLVIPPSGRTLSGGVDPAALHKPKRFFGAARNVEEGGSLTILATALVDTGSRMDDVIFEEFKGTGNMELILDRKLAERRIFPAIDVKRSGTRREELLLSREELDLIWHFRRVTSNMNNVEVMEMLIDAMKKTRTNADLIRALPHFFPEV, encoded by the coding sequence TTGAACGCTGCAGAACTAGAGAGCAAAACCATGGTCGAACTCTATGCCCTGGCACGGGAAATAGGGCTGACCGGTTATTCCAAACTGCGCAAGCAGGAATTGATTTTTGAGATCTTGAAGAAACAGACTGAGGCAGACGGGCACTTGCTGGCCCAAGGGGTTTTGGAGATATTGCCTGACGGCTACGGGTTCTTGCGGCCTTTTACTTATCTCCCCAGTGACGATGACATCTATGTTTCCCCTTCCCAGATCCGCCGGTTTGATTTGCGCACCGGGGACCTGGTGTCCGGTTTGGTGCGCCCGCCCAAGGAGGGAGAACGGTATTTCGCCCTCTTGCGGGTACAGAAAGTCAACGGTTTGGATCCCGAACTTTCGCCCCAGAGGCTGCACTTTGACGGGCTCACTCCCATTTACCCCCAGGAGAGGCTGACCCTGGAGTGCCCGCAGCTTTCCGAAGAACATAATATCTCGGCCCGGATCATTGATTTAATCGATCCCATCGGCAAAGGGCAGCGGGGTTTAATCGTGGCGCCCCCCAAGGCGGGCAAGACCACCCTCTTAGTGAACGTGGCCAACAGCATCACCGCCAACTATCCTGATATCTACCTGATCGTCCTGCTCATTGACGAGAGACCGGAGGAAGTGACGGATATCGAGAGATCCGTCAAGGGAGAAGTCGTCGCCTCGACTTTTGACGAACTGCCGGAAAACCACGTCAAAGTGGCGGATATGGTGCTGGAGAGGGCTAAAAGGCTGGTGGAACACAAGAAAGATGTGGTGGTGCTCATGGACAGCCTGACCAGGCTGGCCCGGGCCCAAAACCTGGTCATCCCGCCCAGCGGCCGCACTTTGTCCGGGGGCGTGGACCCGGCGGCCTTGCACAAGCCGAAACGGTTTTTCGGGGCCGCCAGGAACGTGGAGGAAGGCGGGAGTCTCACCATCCTGGCCACGGCTCTGGTGGACACCGGCAGCCGCATGGACGATGTGATCTTTGAAGAATTTAAAGGCACCGGCAACATGGAATTGATCCTGGACCGGAAACTGGCGGAACGGCGGATTTTCCCTGCCATTGACGTGAAACGCTCCGGCACCAGGCGGGAGGAGCTTCTTCTTTCCAGGGAAGAATTGGACCTCATCTGGCATTTCCGCCGGGTGACCAGCAACATGAACAATGTGGAAGTCATGGAAATGCTCATCGACGCCATGAAAAAGACCCGCACCAACGCGGATCTGATCAGGGCCCTGCCTCATTTCTTTCCCGAAGTCTAA
- a CDS encoding Na(+)/H(+) antiporter subunit C, which produces MELLMSIVIGILFALGIYLLLCRNMMRVVLGTALISHGTNLMLLTSGRLKRGISPFIPADGSTAAAFTDPIPQALILTAIVISFGTSAFLVAMAYRSYQELGTVDLNEVRGVEDE; this is translated from the coding sequence ATGGAACTGTTGATGTCGATTGTCATCGGGATACTGTTCGCGCTGGGTATTTATCTCTTGCTTTGCCGGAATATGATGCGGGTGGTCTTGGGGACGGCTTTAATCAGCCACGGCACCAACTTGATGCTTTTGACTTCCGGGCGGCTGAAACGGGGAATTTCGCCTTTCATTCCTGCCGACGGCAGCACCGCGGCGGCTTTCACCGACCCGATTCCCCAAGCCTTGATCCTGACGGCGATTGTGATTAGTTTCGGTACTTCCGCTTTCCTGGTGGCGATGGCTTATCGCTCCTACCAAGAACTGGGTACCGTAGATTTGAATGAGGTAAGGGGCGTGGAAGATGAATAA
- a CDS encoding DUF4040 domain-containing protein: MFLAAILLPFVAVLVVPWLVPVFKRKAGWVISLIPLGLFLYFAGYLPQVAAGTPVQVDYAWVSRLGIDFSIYLDGLALLFVLLITGIGFFVVTYSTGYLGEQENLVNFYSFILLFMGSMLGVVTTGNLLVIYIFWELTSVSSFLLIGYWFHREESRYGALKSMLITVFGGLAMLAGFIMIYLMTGSFELREIMAQGGNLASHPYYLPALILVLLGAFTKSAQFPFHIWLPNAMEAPTPVSAYLHSATMVKAGLYLLARLTPVLGGTPAWFYLVSGVGLLTLCYGSFMAVRQTDLKALLAFSTISQLGLVTALFGFSTKLALAAAAFHIFNHATFKGALFMVVGIVDHETGTRDIRQLRGLRHSMPVTALVAGVTAFSMAGIPLLSGFVSKEMFFSASLALPAGGVAGWLFPLMAVFGSIFTFLYSMMLVFNVFGGEPMERGGHHHGDPWQMLWPPVVLAAVNIVVGLFPGLVERLIVNPAATGSLGQPVSEHLALWHGFNLPLLMSALVILCGFLFFTRQQSVVAFVEGVQNHRFNLNVLYDRSLVWLNNSATWITKVQMTGFLRDYLVFIFLWFVLSVGGTLIYKGGLNLATLDLSPVGPYEIVLALVLIGAALGVVLLPTRLAAILSLSGAGAVVFLFWVNLRAPDLALTQIIVETVSTVLFLLAFAHLPELKKETPSGSEKLVNILVAGASGLLVTLLMLSGNATGLFDPVIADYYLQQSLPLGGGHNVVNVVLVDFRGFDTMGEITVISIAALSVYALIKLRLGKRGSAK; the protein is encoded by the coding sequence ATGTTCTTGGCTGCGATCTTATTGCCTTTTGTGGCCGTACTTGTCGTGCCGTGGTTAGTGCCGGTGTTCAAACGTAAAGCAGGCTGGGTTATCTCCCTGATACCCCTTGGCTTGTTTCTTTACTTTGCCGGTTACCTGCCCCAGGTAGCGGCCGGGACACCGGTACAGGTCGATTATGCCTGGGTTTCCAGGCTGGGCATTGATTTTTCCATTTATCTTGACGGTTTGGCCTTGTTGTTTGTTTTATTGATAACCGGTATTGGTTTTTTCGTGGTTACATATTCCACCGGTTATTTGGGTGAGCAGGAGAACCTGGTGAATTTCTATTCATTTATTTTACTCTTCATGGGTTCCATGCTGGGGGTCGTGACCACCGGCAACCTGCTGGTCATCTATATCTTCTGGGAACTTACCAGTGTCTCGTCTTTCCTCCTTATCGGCTACTGGTTTCACCGGGAGGAATCCCGCTACGGTGCCCTTAAATCCATGCTGATCACCGTCTTTGGCGGGCTGGCCATGCTGGCCGGTTTTATCATGATTTACCTGATGACAGGTTCCTTTGAGCTCAGGGAAATCATGGCCCAAGGTGGAAACCTGGCATCCCATCCCTATTATTTACCGGCTTTAATTCTAGTGCTGCTTGGTGCCTTTACCAAGTCCGCCCAGTTTCCGTTCCATATCTGGCTGCCTAACGCGATGGAAGCGCCTACTCCAGTCAGTGCCTATCTTCACTCCGCCACCATGGTGAAAGCAGGGCTTTACCTGTTGGCTCGTCTCACTCCCGTATTGGGAGGAACTCCCGCGTGGTTTTATCTCGTCAGCGGTGTCGGTTTGCTGACTCTCTGTTACGGTTCCTTTATGGCCGTACGGCAGACGGACTTGAAAGCTTTACTGGCCTTTTCCACCATCAGCCAGTTAGGCCTGGTGACCGCCCTGTTCGGTTTTTCCACCAAATTGGCTTTGGCGGCGGCTGCTTTTCACATCTTTAACCACGCCACCTTTAAGGGGGCCCTCTTCATGGTGGTGGGTATCGTTGACCATGAGACCGGCACCAGGGACATCAGGCAGTTGCGCGGGTTGAGGCACAGCATGCCGGTGACGGCGCTGGTGGCCGGGGTGACCGCGTTCTCCATGGCCGGTATCCCGCTTCTAAGCGGTTTCGTCTCCAAGGAGATGTTCTTTTCCGCCAGCCTGGCCCTGCCGGCCGGAGGAGTGGCCGGGTGGCTCTTCCCCCTCATGGCCGTATTCGGCAGCATTTTCACTTTCCTTTATTCGATGATGCTGGTCTTCAATGTGTTTGGCGGCGAACCTATGGAAAGAGGAGGGCATCACCACGGTGATCCCTGGCAGATGCTCTGGCCCCCGGTGGTTTTGGCTGCCGTGAACATTGTGGTGGGTCTTTTCCCCGGCCTGGTGGAGCGCCTCATTGTTAACCCGGCGGCCACAGGCAGCCTGGGACAGCCTGTCTCCGAACACCTGGCCCTCTGGCATGGGTTCAACCTGCCGCTGTTGATGAGTGCCCTGGTGATCCTGTGCGGTTTCCTGTTCTTCACGCGGCAGCAGAGCGTGGTGGCTTTCGTGGAGGGGGTGCAGAATCACCGGTTTAACTTAAATGTCCTCTACGATCGTTCCCTGGTCTGGTTGAATAACTCCGCCACCTGGATTACGAAAGTACAAATGACCGGCTTCTTACGAGATTACCTGGTCTTTATCTTCCTCTGGTTTGTCCTGTCGGTGGGCGGGACGCTGATCTATAAAGGAGGCCTCAATTTGGCCACCCTGGATTTATCCCCCGTCGGGCCCTATGAAATCGTGCTGGCCCTGGTCCTGATCGGGGCGGCCCTGGGCGTGGTGCTGTTACCGACAAGGCTGGCGGCCATTTTATCCTTGTCCGGGGCGGGTGCGGTGGTCTTCCTGTTCTGGGTGAATCTGCGGGCCCCCGACCTGGCACTCACGCAAATTATTGTGGAAACGGTGTCCACGGTGTTGTTCCTGCTGGCTTTTGCCCACCTGCCGGAACTGAAGAAAGAAACGCCATCCGGGTCGGAGAAACTCGTCAACATCCTGGTGGCGGGAGCCAGCGGCCTTCTGGTTACTTTGTTGATGCTTTCCGGCAACGCCACCGGCTTATTCGACCCGGTCATCGCTGATTATTACTTACAGCAGTCCCTGCCTTTAGGCGGCGGCCACAACGTGGTGAACGTGGTGCTGGTGGATTTCCGGGGCTTTGATACCATGGGCGAGATTACGGTGATCTCCATTGCGGCCTTGTCAGTGTATGCGCTGATTAAATTGCGGCTGGGAAAGAGAGGTAGTGCCAAATGA
- the rpmE gene encoding 50S ribosomal protein L31 encodes MKEGIHPKVYKTTITCACGNVIDTISTKQDIRVEICSACHPFYTGVRTRVVEKGGRVERFRKKYGI; translated from the coding sequence GTGAAGGAAGGTATTCACCCGAAAGTTTACAAAACAACAATTACCTGTGCTTGTGGCAATGTCATTGACACCATTTCCACCAAGCAGGATATCCGGGTGGAAATCTGCTCCGCCTGCCATCCCTTCTACACGGGAGTGCGCACACGGGTAGTGGAAAAGGGCGGCCGGGTGGAACGGTTCAGGAAAAAATACGGTATCTAA
- a CDS encoding M23 family metallopeptidase has product MSILFAQINTRLRHGLAAVLLTLFLLLPAPVAAEYQDSWMWRLEMDRLTQEALVMKAQTQGQLYRVQKGDTLWGLSRRLGTDLELLAAMNYLAPGDTIYAGQYLRLPVEPDKTYQVRPGDTLWGIARRFDVDVKTLMVANRITKPETLQVGRILTIPGSPWSWAVQTRGSQVARAKEGELYWPVNGPITSPYGPRGKEFHHGLDIAAKKGTPVRAAQAGVVRFSGYKNGYYGNAVEILHDNGLVTVYGHHSKNLVKKGQRVAAGQIIAEVGSTGRATGPHVHFEVWVNGKTVDPLLYLK; this is encoded by the coding sequence GTGAGTATTTTGTTTGCGCAAATAAACACAAGGCTGCGGCACGGGTTGGCGGCGGTGTTGTTGACTTTATTCCTGCTCCTGCCGGCACCGGTGGCAGCCGAGTACCAGGATTCCTGGATGTGGCGGTTGGAAATGGACCGCCTGACTCAGGAAGCCCTCGTGATGAAAGCCCAGACCCAAGGACAGCTTTATCGAGTGCAGAAGGGGGATACCCTCTGGGGGCTGTCCCGCAGGCTGGGCACGGATTTGGAATTGCTGGCGGCCATGAATTACCTGGCTCCGGGTGACACCATCTACGCCGGGCAATACTTGAGGCTCCCCGTGGAACCGGATAAGACCTATCAGGTCCGCCCGGGAGACACTCTTTGGGGGATTGCCAGGCGGTTTGACGTGGACGTGAAAACTTTGATGGTGGCCAACCGGATTACGAAACCGGAAACACTGCAGGTAGGCAGGATTTTGACCATACCCGGTTCGCCCTGGTCCTGGGCGGTGCAAACCCGCGGCAGCCAGGTGGCCCGGGCCAAAGAAGGAGAATTGTACTGGCCCGTTAACGGCCCCATTACCTCTCCCTACGGTCCCAGGGGTAAGGAGTTCCACCATGGTTTGGACATTGCCGCCAAAAAGGGGACACCCGTGCGGGCGGCCCAGGCGGGGGTAGTCCGTTTCAGCGGTTATAAGAACGGTTATTACGGCAATGCGGTGGAAATCCTCCATGACAACGGCCTGGTCACCGTTTACGGTCACCATTCCAAGAACCTGGTGAAAAAAGGCCAGCGGGTCGCGGCCGGCCAAATCATCGCCGAGGTTGGCAGCACCGGCCGGGCCACCGGTCCTCATGTGCATTTTGAAGTATGGGTCAACGGCAAGACCGTGGATCCCCTCCTGTATCTCAAATAA
- the prmC gene encoding peptide chain release factor N(5)-glutamine methyltransferase, with protein sequence MHNPFSTKPPVIRDALLQAVKFLRNAGIPQPRLEAELLLAHVLEENTVRIITHDARYLTPDQWEVYQQVVRRRGSGYPLQYLTGKQEFMSLEFKVTPHVLIPRSDTEVLVEKVLALKGEFCAGGTCRIVDVGTGSGAIAVSLAYYWPEARVTGVDISPAALAVARENARRHQVQVEWVLGDLLTPFLDTPGQFDIIAGNPPYIPSAGMAALPREVQHEPAVALDGGSDGLAYYRRLSRQASRCLKPGGFLALEIGWDQGEPVRRIFEEVGFQAVAVHRDYAGRDRVVTGRRPGDGSGPVAGRKEGDPC encoded by the coding sequence ATGCATAATCCTTTCAGTACAAAACCGCCGGTGATTCGTGATGCCCTGCTCCAGGCGGTTAAATTTTTAAGAAACGCGGGCATCCCCCAGCCCCGGCTGGAAGCGGAATTGCTGCTGGCCCATGTGCTCGAGGAAAACACAGTCCGGATTATCACCCATGATGCGCGGTATCTAACGCCGGACCAGTGGGAAGTTTATCAACAGGTGGTGCGGCGGAGGGGGAGCGGGTACCCCTTGCAGTATCTTACCGGCAAGCAGGAATTCATGTCCCTGGAGTTTAAAGTGACTCCTCATGTGCTGATTCCCAGAAGCGATACGGAAGTCCTGGTGGAAAAAGTCCTGGCACTGAAAGGGGAATTCTGCGCCGGCGGGACTTGCCGGATTGTGGACGTGGGCACGGGAAGCGGCGCTATTGCCGTTAGCCTAGCCTACTACTGGCCGGAAGCCCGGGTGACGGGGGTGGACATTTCCCCCGCCGCTTTGGCCGTGGCCCGGGAAAACGCCCGCCGCCACCAGGTGCAGGTGGAATGGGTGTTAGGGGATTTGCTCACCCCTTTTTTAGATACGCCCGGGCAGTTCGACATCATTGCCGGCAATCCTCCGTACATCCCTTCGGCGGGCATGGCCGCTTTGCCGCGGGAGGTGCAGCATGAGCCGGCTGTAGCCCTGGACGGGGGTTCCGACGGCCTGGCCTATTACCGCCGGCTCAGCCGGCAAGCGTCCCGGTGCCTGAAGCCGGGCGGCTTTCTGGCTTTGGAAATCGGTTGGGACCAGGGGGAACCGGTCCGGCGAATATTTGAGGAAGTGGGTTTTCAGGCAGTGGCGGTGCACCGGGATTATGCCGGGCGGGACCGGGTGGTGACCGGGCGCCGCCCGGGTGACGGCTCAGGCCCTGTCGCTGGGAGAAAGGAGGGCGATCCCTGTTGA
- a CDS encoding chromate transporter: MLTWQLFLTFFKIGGFTIGGGYVMLPLIEREVVTNKGWVSEEEFLDMIALAQSAPGVIAVNSALVIGYKVRGFRGAAAAVLGAILPSFFIILLIARFYRLFREMQAVEAFMTGAAPVVVALLLYAAFSTGKKAAKDRRGLLICLAAFAVSLFFHYFPVVSLSPITLILLGGLAGYLFYYRPEQKRGDREI, encoded by the coding sequence CTGTTGACCTGGCAGCTGTTCTTAACCTTTTTCAAGATCGGCGGTTTCACCATCGGGGGCGGTTATGTCATGCTCCCTTTGATTGAAAGAGAAGTAGTGACCAACAAAGGCTGGGTGTCGGAAGAAGAGTTCCTTGACATGATCGCCCTGGCCCAGTCGGCGCCGGGGGTCATTGCCGTGAATTCCGCCCTGGTGATCGGCTACAAGGTACGGGGTTTCCGGGGGGCGGCCGCGGCGGTGCTGGGGGCCATCCTGCCTTCGTTTTTCATCATTCTCTTGATTGCCCGGTTTTACCGGCTGTTCCGGGAAATGCAGGCCGTGGAAGCCTTCATGACCGGGGCCGCTCCGGTGGTGGTGGCTCTTTTGCTGTATGCTGCTTTTTCCACGGGTAAGAAAGCGGCCAAGGACCGGAGGGGATTGCTGATCTGCCTGGCCGCCTTTGCGGTGAGCCTGTTCTTTCATTATTTCCCCGTGGTTTCCTTGAGCCCCATTACCCTCATCCTGCTGGGAGGGCTGGCAGGTTATTTGTTCTATTACCGTCCGGAACAGAAAAGAGGTGACCGGGAAATTTGA
- a CDS encoding Na+/H+ antiporter subunit D (subunit D of antiporter complex involved in resistance to high concentrations of Na+, K+, Li+ and/or alkali; contains an oxidoreductase domain; catalyzes the transfer of electrons from NADH to ubiquinone): protein MNNNLIVLPVVIPMVAAILAVFGYRSRQWQKIIVGIGMALNLIIALTIVQATYQNGVIVLPVGAFPPPFSIVLAADVFSGIMLVLAGIVAFVTLYYSFLTIDAGRESHFYYPLFALQMMGINGAFVTGDIFNLFVFFEILLISSYILLVLGGEPYQLQEGFKYIILNMLSGTVFLIGVAVLYSVVGTLNMADIALKVAEAPQKGLLTAVGMTFLVVFGMKGALFPMYFWLPRSYFAPPDAIAALFGALLTKVGIYATIRMFTLIFNYDPSFMHYIILVIAGFTMFLGVLGALSQMDFKRILSYHIISQVGYMVMGLGIFTPLGIVGAIFYIIHHILVKSGLFLCAGVASEVLGSTHLKRLGGLAKTNAGIGWIFLILALSLAGVPPFSGFFSKFVLIQAGMEAQRWGIVIVSLIVSFLTLFSMMKIWRFAFWGTTPQGAKPVTGARYWKLLPPPAILALCTIVIGLNAEFFLQYVDVAAEQLMHPEIYIQAVLGQ from the coding sequence ATGAATAACAATCTCATTGTCTTACCGGTAGTGATCCCGATGGTAGCCGCTATCCTGGCTGTGTTCGGCTACCGTTCCCGCCAGTGGCAGAAAATCATTGTCGGCATCGGCATGGCATTAAACTTAATTATAGCTTTGACCATCGTGCAAGCTACTTACCAAAACGGGGTCATCGTACTTCCCGTGGGCGCCTTCCCGCCGCCTTTCTCCATCGTTTTGGCAGCGGACGTGTTCTCCGGCATTATGCTGGTATTAGCCGGCATCGTGGCTTTCGTGACCCTGTACTATTCCTTCCTCACCATTGATGCCGGGCGGGAGAGCCATTTCTACTATCCCTTGTTTGCCTTGCAAATGATGGGTATTAACGGCGCTTTTGTGACGGGGGATATTTTCAACTTGTTCGTGTTTTTCGAGATCCTGCTCATTTCTTCTTATATCTTGCTGGTCTTGGGAGGAGAACCGTACCAACTGCAAGAAGGCTTCAAGTATATCATTTTGAATATGCTGTCCGGTACCGTCTTTTTAATCGGGGTGGCGGTGCTCTATTCCGTCGTCGGTACCCTCAACATGGCTGATATCGCCTTGAAAGTGGCGGAGGCGCCGCAAAAAGGATTACTCACGGCGGTAGGCATGACCTTCCTGGTGGTGTTCGGGATGAAAGGGGCCTTGTTCCCCATGTACTTCTGGCTGCCCCGTTCCTACTTCGCGCCGCCCGATGCCATTGCCGCGTTGTTCGGTGCTCTTCTGACCAAGGTGGGGATTTACGCCACCATCCGGATGTTCACTTTGATCTTTAACTATGATCCGAGCTTCATGCATTACATCATCCTGGTCATTGCCGGTTTCACCATGTTCCTGGGCGTCTTGGGGGCTTTGTCCCAGATGGATTTTAAACGGATCCTGTCCTACCATATTATCAGCCAGGTAGGCTACATGGTGATGGGGCTCGGCATTTTCACCCCCCTGGGCATCGTGGGAGCCATCTTCTATATCATCCACCACATCCTGGTGAAGTCGGGGCTCTTCCTCTGCGCCGGGGTGGCTTCGGAAGTGCTGGGCAGCACCCACCTGAAACGGTTAGGCGGCTTGGCCAAGACCAATGCAGGCATCGGTTGGATTTTCCTGATCCTGGCCTTGTCCCTGGCCGGGGTACCGCCCTTCAGCGGCTTTTTCAGCAAGTTCGTCTTGATCCAGGCCGGTATGGAAGCACAAAGATGGGGCATTGTCATCGTGAGTCTCATTGTCAGTTTCCTGACCTTGTTCTCCATGATGAAGATCTGGCGGTTTGCTTTCTGGGGGACCACTCCTCAAGGAGCCAAACCGGTGACCGGGGCTCGATACTGG
- the prfA gene encoding peptide chain release factor 1, which produces MLEKLQAIEDKYEELARLLSDPAVIADQAEYQKHAKAHAALTEIVTAFRDYKGVLADLEGAKEILEEEQDKELRELAAQEVDELTRRKEELEHQLKILLLPKDPNDDKNVIMEIRAGTGGEEAALFAGDLFRMYSRYVERRNWKLEILSQNPTDIGGYKEIIFQVSGHGAYSRLKFESGVHRVQRVPVTEAQGRIHTSAATVAVLPEAEEVDVDIDPNDLRIDVFCSSGPGGQSVNTTQSAVRITHLPTGIVVSCQDEKSQHKNKDKAMKILRARLLDIAVAKQQGELREARKSMIGTGDRSERIRTYNFPQNRVTDHRIGLTLHKLDAVMDGDLGEIIEALVTTEQAEKLKNVNA; this is translated from the coding sequence ATGCTGGAAAAGTTACAAGCCATTGAAGATAAATATGAAGAGTTGGCCCGGTTATTATCCGATCCCGCCGTCATCGCCGACCAGGCCGAATACCAGAAACATGCCAAGGCCCATGCCGCTTTGACGGAAATCGTCACCGCTTTCCGGGACTACAAAGGAGTGCTGGCGGATCTCGAGGGGGCCAAGGAAATCCTTGAGGAAGAACAGGACAAGGAGTTAAGAGAGCTGGCCGCCCAAGAGGTGGATGAACTGACCCGGCGGAAGGAAGAGTTGGAGCATCAACTAAAGATCCTGCTTTTGCCCAAAGACCCCAACGACGACAAGAACGTGATCATGGAAATCCGGGCCGGTACCGGCGGGGAAGAAGCGGCTCTCTTTGCCGGGGACCTGTTCCGGATGTACAGCCGGTACGTGGAACGCAGGAACTGGAAGCTGGAAATCCTCAGCCAAAACCCCACGGACATCGGGGGCTATAAGGAGATCATCTTCCAGGTTTCCGGGCATGGAGCCTACAGCCGTTTGAAGTTCGAAAGCGGTGTTCACCGGGTCCAGCGGGTGCCCGTGACGGAAGCCCAGGGGCGCATTCATACCTCCGCTGCCACGGTGGCGGTCCTGCCGGAAGCGGAAGAAGTGGATGTAGACATTGACCCCAACGACCTGCGCATCGATGTGTTCTGCTCCAGCGGCCCGGGAGGACAATCCGTCAACACCACCCAGTCGGCGGTGCGGATTACTCACTTGCCCACCGGGATTGTGGTATCCTGCCAGGATGAAAAATCACAGCATAAAAATAAAGACAAGGCGATGAAGATCTTGCGGGCGCGCCTCTTGGATATTGCCGTGGCCAAGCAGCAAGGCGAACTGCGGGAAGCCAGGAAGAGCATGATTGGTACCGGGGACCGGAGTGAACGGATCCGGACCTACAATTTCCCGCAAAACCGGGTGACCGATCACCGCATCGGCCTGACTCTCCACAAGTTGGATGCCGTCATGGACGGGGATCTGGGGGAAATCATCGAAGCCCTGGTGACTACGGAACAAGCGGAAAAACTGAAAAATGTCAATGCATAA
- a CDS encoding Na(+)/H(+) antiporter subunit B has translation MRQVRMESIIFQAIARQALYVVMIFSLFLLGRGHNEPGGGFIGGLMTAAAIVIQYLAFNLEAVKKALPFDGLKLVALGLTCAVGTGLATMFAYGIFMDHVFAHVHLPFFGDLELTTAFVFDLGVYLVVVGGIITIITAIGEEK, from the coding sequence ATGAGGCAAGTGAGGATGGAAAGTATAATCTTCCAAGCCATTGCCCGCCAAGCTCTTTACGTGGTGATGATTTTCTCCCTGTTTCTTTTGGGCCGGGGGCATAATGAGCCCGGCGGGGGATTTATCGGCGGGCTCATGACGGCGGCCGCCATCGTGATCCAGTACCTGGCCTTTAACCTGGAAGCGGTGAAAAAAGCCCTCCCCTTTGACGGTTTGAAACTGGTGGCCCTGGGTTTGACCTGCGCCGTGGGGACGGGCCTGGCCACCATGTTTGCTTACGGCATTTTCATGGATCATGTTTTTGCCCATGTGCACCTGCCGTTTTTCGGGGACCTGGAACTGACCACTGCCTTCGTATTTGACTTGGGCGTGTACCTGGTGGTGGTTGGCGGCATCATCACCATCATCACCGCCATAGGGGAGGAGAAATAA
- the crcB gene encoding fluoride efflux transporter CrcB has product MHFPVFLAVAAGGAAGALARYYFSAWLMSQSAGPFPLGTFAVNVLGCLLIGFLYPLGDSLSPEGKALLTSGFLGAFTTFSTFSLEIWTLWAGKQPLTGCGYLAASLVCGILSVLLGIRLGNLFLLR; this is encoded by the coding sequence TTGCATTTTCCCGTTTTTCTGGCGGTAGCCGCCGGGGGCGCCGCGGGTGCTTTGGCCAGGTATTATTTTTCCGCCTGGCTGATGAGCCAAAGCGCCGGGCCATTCCCGTTAGGGACCTTTGCGGTAAATGTGTTAGGCTGCTTGCTCATTGGCTTTCTGTACCCTCTAGGAGACAGTTTATCCCCCGAGGGCAAGGCCTTGTTAACCAGCGGCTTCCTGGGTGCCTTTACTACTTTTTCCACGTTTAGTTTGGAAATATGGACCCTTTGGGCCGGTAAGCAGCCCCTGACCGGCTGCGGTTACCTGGCGGCAAGCCTGGTTTGCGGGATACTGTCGGTTTTGCTGGGAATCAGGCTCGGGAACTTGTTCCTTTTACGTTAG
- a CDS encoding chromate transporter, with translation MILAEIFWTFFKIGAFSFGGGYAMIPLITRELVHHHRWVTMEQLVDMITVSQMTPGPFAINIATFAGYNVAGVAGSTVATLGVVTPAALILVIGVTYFLKHHDHPVVQAVLKGIRPVIVALIAYAGFNLAQGVMTGPVPVMVCLAALLASHYWRVHPILALSAGGILGLVLYFL, from the coding sequence TTGATCCTAGCGGAGATTTTTTGGACCTTTTTTAAGATCGGGGCTTTTTCCTTCGGCGGCGGCTATGCCATGATTCCTCTCATTACCCGGGAATTAGTGCATCACCACCGCTGGGTCACCATGGAGCAATTGGTGGATATGATTACAGTCTCCCAGATGACGCCGGGGCCTTTTGCCATCAATATCGCTACTTTTGCCGGCTACAACGTGGCCGGGGTGGCGGGCTCGACGGTGGCCACCCTCGGGGTAGTGACGCCTGCTGCTTTAATCCTGGTCATCGGGGTAACATATTTTCTCAAGCACCACGATCATCCCGTGGTGCAGGCGGTCCTGAAAGGGATTCGCCCGGTCATCGTTGCCCTCATTGCCTATGCGGGCTTTAACCTGGCCCAGGGAGTGATGACGGGGCCGGTGCCGGTTATGGTGTGCCTGGCGGCACTCCTGGCCTCCCACTACTGGCGGGTCCACCCCATTCTCGCTTTGAGCGCCGGGGGGATCCTGGGCCTGGTGCTCTATTTCCTTTAA